One genomic segment of Panicum virgatum strain AP13 chromosome 2N, P.virgatum_v5, whole genome shotgun sequence includes these proteins:
- the LOC120662428 gene encoding proline-rich receptor-like protein kinase PERK9, translating to MESGMPEWPASASLQPRPPPPSHAIPPPPPPPPPGSIPDGRSQQGADWAPPVTVQAPPPSTSAAPRQLLQEQGAPTLASEPALVSSPPCWLRRPRRVPGSRGSAAPISTAVRLHCRAPCPSTAVTPVQIWYSSRCKRIRIMGGQQARTGVLAWSSCILSSGSRDKKTYCSMTSLFPVTMSACSVVIDQRFCNTANGNVLNSIDTGSQ from the exons CCTCCCTGcagccccgcccgccgccaccgtcgcacGCCatcccaccccccccccccccccccccccccggatcTATACCCGACGGTCGCTCGCAGCAAGGAGCAGACTGGGCGCCTCCGGTCACCGTCCAagcgcctcctccctcgacgTCGGCGGCTCCGCGGCAGCTGTTGCAGGAGCAAGGCGCCCCCACGCTGGCGTCCGAGCCGGCCCTGGTCTCCTCCCCGCCGTGTTGGCTGCGGCGACCGCGCAGGGTGCCAGGCTCTCGGGGCTCGGCGGCTCCCATCTCCACCGCCGTGCGTCTCCACTGCCGTGCCCCCTGCCCCTCCACTGCCGTGACCCCTGTCCAG ATCTGGTACAGCTCACGCTGCAAAAGGATTAGGATCATGGGCGGTCAGCAAGCACGGACTGGGGTATTAGCATGGAGCTCCTGCATATTGTCCTCCGGTAGTAGGGACAAGAAAACATATTGCAGCATGACATCCTTGTTCCCAGTGACTATGTCAGCATGTTCTGTGGTCATAGATCAGAG GTTTTGCAACACAGCTAATGGAAATGTTCTGAACTCAATAGACACAGGCAGCCAG TGA